One segment of Spiroplasma cantharicola DNA contains the following:
- a CDS encoding PTS sugar transporter subunit IIB: MKKGLLICSGGISTTMIAKKLNECADGYIEFEAKGIMTDTSWLDYLEDYSILLVSPQIKHMYSKLEEDVDGKIKMIQIDAEYFNLNSIAQFWEKNKESI; the protein is encoded by the coding sequence ATGAAAAAAGGCTTATTAATATGTAGCGGTGGTATTTCAACTACAATGATCGCTAAAAAATTAAACGAATGTGCTGATGGTTATATTGAGTTTGAAGCTAAAGGTATAATGACTGATACAAGTTGATTAGACTATTTAGAAGACTATTCAATATTGCTCGTCTCACCACAAATTAAGCATATGTATTCAAAACTTGAAGAAGATGTTGATGGAAAAATAAAGATGATTCAAATTGATGCAGAATATTTTAATCTTAATTCAATTGCTCAATTCTGAGAAAAAAATAAGGAGAGTATATAA